One genomic region from Asterias amurensis chromosome 7, ASM3211899v1 encodes:
- the LOC139939353 gene encoding adenosine receptor A2b-like: protein MEWNLIISPTNDTLHYEYLNEVSTTRQSLYVTPLFMTEPAPIVVVVFTVALETLMVPFILIGNGAVVMLVTKNDVLRTTTNSFMVSLATADALQGLTLVPVIAATLDPSFLNNEFACLTLWCMLLLASGCSSLSLLLVTVDRYIKILHPLTYQQIVNTTRASLTISSVWIYTFVIAVILPFSGWNQIRISPSFSCLDFTGVFNSIHLQILLMTNGIFPFVVMCLIYMRLFSVVLQKLKRDGTNLNGHRRFMKRELRSVKTFLILLGFTGLAWLPVTTIVLLEIHTKYKASLGLRSVLSWLTFMNSAANPVVYSLRSEPFQRAINNTNLYRFFKRCCKCRKSPRIEPSSYNTYNVSKTLRK, encoded by the coding sequence ATGGAGTGGAACTTGATCATCTCACCTACGAACGATACATTACACTATGAGTATTTAAACGAAGTAAGTACTACTCGACAATCTTTATATGTAACGCCATTGTTTATGACCGAACCAGCACCAATCGTCGTCGTAGTTTTTACAGTGGCGTTAGAAACTCTTATGGTTCCATTCATTCTAATTGGAAACGGTGCTGTAGTGATGCTCGTAACGAAGAACGATGTGCTGAGGACCACTACTAACTCCTTCATGGTGAGTCTAGCCACGGCAGATGCACTCCAGGGGCTTACGCTAGTACCCGTAATAGCAGCAACATTGGACCCTTCCTTCTTAAATAACGAGTTTGCATGTTTGACTCTGTGGTGTATGTTGTTACTTGCGTCTGGCTGTAGCTCATTGTCCCTTCTTCTCGTCACCGTTGACCGTTACATTAAGATTTTACATCCTCTGACCTATCAACAAATAGTGAACACAACTCGAGCATCATTGACGATATCGTCTGTGTGGATATACACGTTTGTTATAGCCGTCATCCTACCCTTTTCAGGATGGAATCAGATCCGAATTTCGCCAAGTTTCTCCTGTTTGGACTTCACCGGAGTCTTCAACTCCATCCATCTTCAGATACTCCTCATGACTAACGGCATTTTTCCGTTTGTTGTGATGtgtttgatctacatgaggttGTTCTCGGTGGTCCTCCAGAAGCTCAAGCGGGATGGGACCAATCTGAACGGACATCGGCGCTTCATGAAACGAGAGCTACGCTCCGTCAAGACCTTTCTGATACTCCTTGGTTTCACTGGTCTGGCCTGGTTGCCTGTCACTACCATTGTGCTGCTGGAGATCCACACAAAGTACAAAGCAAGCCTCGGTCTACGAAGTGTTCTGAGCTGGTTAACATTCATGAACAGTGCTGCAAACCCAGTCGTTTACAGCCTCCGAAGTGAACCATTTCAAAGGGCGATAAATAACACTAATTTATACAGATTTTTCAAACGCTGTTGTAAATGTAGGAAAAGCCCACGAATTGAACCGAGTTCATATAACACATACAACGTTTCCAAGACACTTAGGAAATAA